The following proteins are co-located in the Citrobacter freundii ATCC 8090 = MTCC 1658 = NBRC 12681 genome:
- the rfaP gene encoding lipopolysaccharide core heptose(I) kinase RfaP → MIELKEPFATQWQGKDPFTEVAKLNGEVFRALETRRTLRFEMMGKGYFLKYHHGTTLKEVVKNLISLRMPVLGADREWLAIHRLQELSVDTMTGVAFGQKGLNPLERTSFIITEDLSPAISLEDFCSRWKVEPPDYVLKRTIITRVAEMVGKMHRGGVNHRDCYICHFLLQQPMPEDVANIKLSVIDLHRAQIRQHVPRRWRDKDLIGLYFSSLEIGLTSRDIYRFLRVYFSKPLREIFRQEVRLFEQAVTKAQKIRQRTIRKAL, encoded by the coding sequence ATGATTGAATTAAAAGAACCATTTGCCACGCAGTGGCAAGGAAAAGACCCGTTTACTGAAGTCGCTAAGCTGAACGGTGAGGTTTTTCGCGCCCTGGAAACACGACGTACCCTACGTTTTGAGATGATGGGTAAGGGTTATTTTCTTAAATATCATCATGGAACCACGCTTAAAGAAGTGGTGAAGAATCTTATATCTTTACGTATGCCTGTACTGGGCGCAGACCGGGAGTGGCTGGCAATTCATCGCTTACAGGAACTGAGTGTTGACACCATGACCGGCGTGGCATTTGGGCAGAAAGGACTGAATCCGTTAGAGCGCACCTCATTTATCATCACTGAAGATCTCTCTCCTGCTATCAGCCTTGAAGATTTTTGTTCAAGGTGGAAAGTTGAGCCCCCTGATTATGTATTAAAACGGACAATTATTACCCGGGTGGCAGAAATGGTGGGTAAAATGCATCGGGGCGGGGTAAATCACCGGGATTGCTATATATGCCATTTCCTGCTCCAGCAGCCGATGCCGGAAGACGTTGCGAATATCAAACTTTCCGTAATTGATTTGCATCGTGCACAAATACGCCAGCATGTGCCACGCCGCTGGCGGGATAAGGATCTGATTGGACTCTATTTCTCTTCACTTGAGATCGGGTTGACGTCCAGAGATATCTACCGTTTTTTACGTGTCTATTTTTCGAAGCCACTACGTGAAATCTTTCGTCAGGAAGTCAGGTTGTTTGAACAGGCTGTCACAAAAGCGCAAAAAATAAGACAAAGAACAATTAGAAAAGCGCTATAA
- a CDS encoding glycosyltransferase family 8 protein: MNIDFQKLVIQKHVIDSSTHEKSKKLSVAYGVDRNFLFGSGISMTSVLVNNPDIDIHFYIVTDYIDDDYLKSVKRLTQMYSTTVTVLVFDNAAFRELPSTKAWTYAMYYRYFAFEYLSTELSSVLYLDADVICKGSLRELTEINFCGEYAAVINDIDEVRTKSGNRLGIPELSNGYFNSGVVFANLEVWREQQLLTKAFSILDKRQKELLYFDQDVLNILFVGNVIFLRRDFNCIYGVDQELKNKNDKIYQDYITEDTVLIHYVGVTKPWHTWAKYPVAKYFIEAYKKSAWAEQALLNANTAKLYKRKSRHERVQRKYIRSVLSHVMYIKNKLHNSKAY; the protein is encoded by the coding sequence ATGAACATTGATTTCCAAAAGCTAGTTATCCAAAAACACGTCATAGACAGCTCTACGCATGAGAAGAGTAAAAAATTAAGTGTTGCGTATGGTGTCGACCGTAATTTTTTATTTGGCTCTGGTATTTCAATGACCTCAGTATTAGTGAATAACCCTGATATCGATATTCACTTTTATATAGTAACAGACTATATAGATGACGATTATCTGAAGAGTGTAAAACGCCTGACCCAAATGTATAGTACGACTGTGACGGTTCTTGTGTTCGATAACGCGGCGTTTCGTGAACTGCCGAGTACAAAAGCATGGACTTATGCAATGTACTATCGTTATTTCGCATTTGAATATTTAAGCACAGAGTTAAGCTCCGTACTGTATCTTGATGCAGATGTTATTTGCAAAGGCTCTCTTCGCGAGCTTACCGAGATTAATTTCTGTGGAGAATATGCCGCTGTTATCAATGATATTGATGAAGTACGTACTAAGTCCGGCAATAGGCTCGGTATTCCTGAACTGAGTAATGGGTACTTTAACTCCGGAGTGGTGTTTGCGAATCTGGAAGTTTGGCGTGAGCAGCAGTTATTGACGAAGGCTTTTTCTATCTTAGATAAACGCCAAAAGGAACTTCTGTATTTTGACCAAGATGTCCTAAATATATTGTTCGTTGGTAATGTGATTTTCCTGAGACGAGATTTTAACTGCATTTATGGTGTAGATCAGGAGCTAAAAAATAAAAACGATAAAATATACCAGGATTATATTACTGAGGATACTGTTTTAATACATTACGTCGGTGTCACTAAACCATGGCATACATGGGCTAAATATCCGGTAGCTAAATACTTCATCGAAGCATATAAAAAATCCGCATGGGCGGAACAAGCCTTGTTAAATGCAAATACAGCAAAGTTGTATAAACGTAAGTCACGGCATGAAAGAGTGCAGCGTAAATATATTCGCTCGGTACTTAGTCATGTAATGTATATAAAAAATAAGTTACACAATTCAAAAGCATATTGA
- a CDS encoding glycosyltransferase family 8 protein, with translation MNFDCHQSIKKILEFNQAPTEQKIQLNIAWGVDRNFMFGAAISMTSVLLNNKDLNIHFHLFTDYIDADYQQRIAKLAEQFSTNISIYVMDANELKVLPSGHAWSHAMYFRFIAFEYLGEKIDSLLYIDADVMCKGSLFELTQIDLGEHVAAVITDVDDSPARDIEINKDYFNSGVIFANLKKWKKQNFINAAFDILLDKNNKLSFPDQDVLNILFFKKVIFLERRFNAIYGIKQELKSRDLAKYKEYITPDTILIHYVGVTKPWNSWANYPSAQFFVDAWKASPWADVPLLPARTPKQYKKKSRHERLQGKYFASIISYIGYLWEKLKK, from the coding sequence ATGAACTTTGATTGTCATCAGTCTATAAAAAAGATACTTGAGTTTAATCAAGCGCCGACCGAACAGAAAATACAACTTAACATCGCCTGGGGTGTTGACAGGAATTTTATGTTTGGTGCTGCAATTTCGATGACATCGGTACTATTGAATAATAAAGATTTAAATATCCATTTTCATCTTTTTACTGACTACATTGATGCTGATTACCAGCAGCGAATTGCTAAATTAGCAGAGCAATTTTCCACAAACATCTCAATTTATGTTATGGATGCTAATGAGTTAAAAGTTTTGCCAAGTGGTCACGCTTGGTCACACGCAATGTACTTCAGGTTTATTGCCTTTGAATATCTTGGTGAGAAAATTGATTCACTTTTATACATTGATGCGGATGTAATGTGTAAAGGTTCACTTTTTGAACTCACGCAGATTGATCTTGGAGAACATGTTGCAGCGGTAATTACCGATGTGGATGATAGCCCTGCCAGAGATATTGAGATAAATAAAGATTATTTCAATTCAGGTGTCATATTTGCAAACCTAAAAAAGTGGAAAAAGCAGAATTTTATCAATGCAGCTTTTGATATCTTATTAGACAAAAATAATAAACTTTCATTCCCGGATCAGGATGTCTTGAATATTCTTTTCTTTAAGAAAGTAATTTTTCTGGAGCGAAGGTTCAATGCTATCTATGGAATTAAGCAAGAATTAAAAAGCAGAGATCTTGCGAAATATAAAGAATATATTACACCTGATACTATTCTAATTCACTATGTTGGCGTGACTAAACCCTGGAATTCATGGGCAAATTATCCTTCAGCACAGTTTTTTGTTGACGCCTGGAAGGCTTCGCCTTGGGCGGATGTTCCATTGTTACCCGCCAGAACGCCAAAACAATATAAAAAGAAATCAAGGCATGAAAGATTACAAGGGAAGTATTTCGCCTCGATAATAAGCTATATTGGTTATTTGTGGGAAAAATTAAAAAAGTAA
- a CDS encoding glycosyltransferase family 8 protein, producing the protein MDNKNNVINIAYCTDANYLEYVAVSIMSVIMNNPEQDLSFFVFVYDVTDEEINKLRSTSDKIQVINIDKEEIEKYNNDFAIKHLNRSTYMRLAVPRLLKDTVERFIYLDADTLCFDKLNDINSIDISNVICAVSHDSLDIHDTKNAKRLGLSTGHYFNAGFLYINIENWIKFDIENKANTVLFEQGKSLPYFDQDALNIAIDGNVKFIDNRWNFLFNWFTDQQKEIFFYQKDILPRIIHFTGGRKPWYKEHTGLSQQLYLFYHHFTPWRNTALRSYAPRMRPTDYRVYSRQEAKKGNYCASIKWYLKYLKTKLR; encoded by the coding sequence ATGGACAACAAAAATAACGTCATTAATATTGCTTACTGCACGGATGCCAATTATCTGGAATATGTAGCAGTGTCCATTATGTCTGTCATAATGAACAACCCGGAACAGGACCTGTCATTTTTTGTCTTTGTCTATGACGTTACTGACGAAGAAATCAATAAACTGCGTTCAACCAGTGATAAAATTCAGGTTATCAATATCGATAAAGAAGAGATTGAAAAGTATAATAATGACTTTGCAATCAAACACTTGAACCGTTCGACCTATATGCGTCTGGCCGTACCGCGCTTACTAAAAGATACAGTTGAGCGTTTTATCTACTTAGATGCCGATACCCTGTGTTTTGATAAGCTAAATGACATTAACAGCATTGATATCAGCAACGTCATTTGTGCTGTCAGTCACGACTCTCTCGATATTCACGATACAAAAAATGCCAAGCGTCTGGGCCTTAGTACTGGTCATTATTTCAATGCTGGTTTTTTGTATATTAACATTGAAAACTGGATCAAGTTTGATATTGAAAACAAAGCAAACACCGTGTTATTTGAACAAGGTAAATCCTTGCCTTACTTTGACCAAGATGCACTCAATATCGCAATAGATGGTAACGTTAAGTTTATTGATAACCGATGGAATTTTTTGTTCAACTGGTTTACCGATCAACAAAAAGAGATATTCTTCTACCAAAAAGATATTCTGCCAAGAATTATCCACTTCACTGGTGGAAGGAAGCCCTGGTATAAAGAACATACTGGGCTTTCACAGCAACTTTATCTCTTCTACCATCATTTCACGCCATGGCGAAATACTGCATTGCGCTCCTATGCTCCACGCATGAGACCTACTGATTATCGGGTCTATTCACGCCAGGAAGCTAAAAAAGGGAATTATTGCGCCTCGATCAAATGGTATTTGAAATACCTTAAGACTAAATTACGTTAA
- the rfaQ gene encoding lipopolysaccharide core heptosyltransferase RfaQ translates to MFEKVDRVLICKLKFYGDVLLTTPVIASIRARYPQAKIDLLLYKDTKAILAAHKDINNFYLIEKKQGLLSTVKNYLSVRKQLKKNHYDLIVNLTEQWPIGALIASLRCPSIAFEREKDLWNRLFTRVTPFIGTHIVEQNLSILKGIGFSETELKKEMSLSYRQDDYQHLVSLLPTLPAQKYVVIQPTARQEFKCWDDDKFAHVIDHLHQRGLHVYLTCGPALSEQQQVQRIAELCQSSPDLTLAGKTTFLQLAALIDHAVLYIGVDSAPMHMAAALKTPQVCLFGATNYQQWKPWSDKAVLIWAGDYHPMPSRDELDRSKKYLTWIPEQAVIDAIDTVLHDSGFNKSNEKA, encoded by the coding sequence ATGTTTGAAAAAGTTGACCGGGTTCTTATTTGCAAGCTGAAGTTTTATGGGGATGTTCTGCTAACTACACCTGTTATTGCCAGCATTCGGGCTCGTTATCCGCAAGCTAAGATCGATCTGCTACTCTATAAAGATACCAAAGCAATCTTAGCCGCCCATAAAGATATTAATAATTTTTATCTGATTGAGAAAAAGCAGGGCCTGCTGTCAACAGTGAAAAATTACCTTTCAGTGCGTAAACAACTGAAGAAAAATCACTACGACCTGATCGTTAACCTCACCGAACAATGGCCGATCGGCGCTCTTATAGCCTCTTTACGTTGCCCTTCAATTGCTTTTGAGCGCGAAAAAGATCTGTGGAATCGACTTTTTACGCGCGTAACGCCATTCATTGGTACGCATATTGTTGAACAAAATTTATCTATTCTAAAAGGTATCGGGTTTAGCGAAACAGAACTGAAGAAAGAGATGTCGCTGAGTTATCGTCAGGACGATTATCAACATCTGGTATCCCTGTTACCCACGTTGCCAGCGCAGAAATATGTCGTTATTCAGCCCACTGCCAGGCAAGAGTTTAAATGCTGGGATGATGATAAATTCGCGCATGTTATAGACCACCTGCACCAACGAGGTCTGCACGTCTATCTTACCTGTGGGCCAGCGCTAAGTGAGCAGCAGCAGGTTCAGCGCATTGCTGAACTGTGTCAATCTTCCCCTGACCTGACGCTGGCAGGTAAAACCACCTTTTTGCAGTTGGCTGCATTGATCGATCATGCAGTTTTGTACATTGGTGTCGATTCTGCACCGATGCATATGGCAGCAGCGCTAAAGACACCACAGGTCTGCCTGTTTGGCGCCACCAATTATCAACAGTGGAAGCCATGGTCGGATAAAGCCGTTTTGATTTGGGCTGGCGATTATCATCCGATGCCTTCTCGGGATGAACTCGATCGGTCAAAAAAATATCTGACATGGATACCGGAACAGGCCGTGATTGACGCTATCGATACGGTACTTCATGATAGTGGCTTTAATAAAAGTAATGAGAAAGCATAA